The DNA sequence TCCGGACTGGGTGGAGATCCGGCCGGTGACCAGCCGGGAGTCCTACCGGGACATGTCCGACTTCACCGCGGGCGTGCAGCACCGCCGGGCCGCGGCGCTGCTGGACCGCGCGATCGACGGCCGGGGCGCGTTCCGCCGGTTCAAGAACACGCTGTTCGAGTTCCCCGAGGTCCGTGACCAGTGGTACCGCTTCCGCGACGCCCGTGCCCGGCGCCGGGCGGCGGACTGGCTGGTCGTGGCCGGCCTGATCGGCGCCGAGGACGGCGAGCGGATCAAGGCCCGCCACCCCGATCCGGACCCGTCCAACGACGACGTGCCCGCCGCCGTCGCCGACGACCTGGCCCTGCTCTACGGACCCCGACTGCGCCAGGTGCTGCTGTTCGGGTCCTGGGCCAGCGGGGAGGGCTC is a window from the Pseudonocardia sp. HH130629-09 genome containing:
- a CDS encoding UPF0158 family protein, translated to MLDPARLDLSALADALEDRTPEVTRYLDPADAEVHGVSGGTRPDPDWVEIRPVTSRESYRDMSDFTAGVQHRRAAALLDRAIDGRGAFRRFKNTLFEFPEVRDQWYRFRDARARRRAADWLVVAGLIGAEDGERIKARHPDPDPSNDDVPAAVADDLALLYGPRLRQVLLFGSWASGEGSVESAIDLLVVLDDDGVPILPWEEVRAMDDVLWQHTRRTGLTISVLPVGQGELVRAADPTVVRARAEAVRVR